The Paracoccus sp. MC1862 genome includes a window with the following:
- a CDS encoding NAD(P)H-quinone oxidoreductase: MTVPHEMQVVEITRPGEADVLQPARRPVPAPGAGQILIRVAYAGVNRPDVLQRQGNYAPPPGASELPGLECAGHVAAVGAGVTRWQVGDAVCALLPGGGYAEYALTPAEHALPVPEGLSLAEAACLPETCFTVWSNVVTRGGLQAGERFLVHGGSSGIGTTAIQIAGALGARVWATAGTDEKCAACARLGAHAINYREQDFVEALRAEGGADLILDMVGGDYVARNIKAMADDGRLVFIAFLGGSKITLNLAPVMMRRLTITGSTLRPQSDLAKARIAEELRAHVWPMVAAGKLRPVMEAEFPLDQAAAAHAHMEAGDHIGKIVLRVGE; this comes from the coding sequence ATGACGGTGCCGCACGAGATGCAGGTCGTCGAGATCACCCGCCCCGGCGAGGCCGATGTGCTGCAACCCGCCCGCCGCCCCGTGCCCGCCCCCGGCGCGGGCCAGATCCTGATCCGGGTGGCCTATGCCGGTGTGAACCGCCCCGACGTGCTGCAGCGGCAGGGGAATTATGCGCCCCCGCCCGGTGCCTCGGAACTGCCGGGGCTGGAATGCGCGGGCCATGTCGCGGCGGTGGGCGCGGGCGTGACCCGCTGGCAGGTGGGAGACGCCGTCTGTGCCCTGCTGCCGGGCGGGGGCTACGCGGAATACGCCCTGACGCCCGCCGAGCACGCCCTGCCGGTCCCCGAGGGCCTGAGCCTCGCCGAAGCCGCCTGCCTGCCCGAAACCTGCTTCACCGTCTGGTCGAACGTGGTCACGCGTGGGGGCCTGCAGGCGGGCGAGCGGTTCCTCGTCCACGGAGGCTCCTCGGGCATCGGCACCACCGCGATCCAGATCGCCGGCGCCCTCGGCGCGCGGGTCTGGGCGACGGCCGGAACGGATGAGAAATGCGCCGCCTGCGCGCGTCTGGGTGCCCATGCGATCAACTACCGCGAGCAGGATTTCGTCGAGGCGCTGCGCGCCGAGGGCGGCGCCGACCTGATCCTCGACATGGTGGGGGGCGACTATGTCGCGCGCAACATCAAGGCGATGGCGGACGATGGGCGGCTGGTCTTCATCGCCTTTCTCGGCGGATCCAAGATCACGCTGAACCTTGCCCCGGTGATGATGCGGCGGCTGACCATCACGGGGTCCACCCTGCGTCCGCAGTCCGACCTGGCAAAGGCGCGGATCGCCGAGGAACTGCGCGCCCATGTCTGGCCGATGGTCGCGGCGGGCAAGCTGCGCCCGGTGATGGAGGCCGAGTTCCCGCTGGATCAAGCCGCCGCCGCCCATGCCCACATGGAAGCGGGGGATCACATCGGGAAGATCGTGCTGCGGGTTGGGGAATGA
- a CDS encoding COQ9 family protein: protein MQHDRDRLLEAALTHVPFDGMNDRALLAGARDLGMSPELARVHFPQGGAGLAAAYHRKGDAELARLLAASPSVGRFRDRVADAIWRRLQLSDPELVRAGATVMALPQNAGLGARLMWETADRIWTALGDRSEDVSWWTKRATLASVWGAVVLYWLGDHSDGRADTRAFIDRRIGDVMQIEKMKASLRKLPGVGALTDLSTGWIRKPRPRPAPGHGGQA, encoded by the coding sequence ATGCAACACGACCGCGACCGGCTGCTGGAGGCCGCGCTGACGCATGTGCCCTTTGACGGGATGAACGACCGCGCCCTGCTGGCAGGCGCCCGCGACCTGGGGATGTCGCCCGAACTGGCGCGCGTCCATTTCCCGCAAGGCGGCGCGGGGCTGGCCGCCGCCTATCACCGCAAGGGCGACGCGGAACTGGCGCGGCTGCTGGCGGCCTCGCCGTCGGTGGGGCGCTTCCGCGACCGCGTGGCCGACGCGATCTGGCGGCGGCTGCAACTTTCGGACCCCGAACTGGTGCGCGCGGGCGCGACGGTGATGGCGCTGCCGCAGAACGCGGGCCTCGGGGCGCGGCTGATGTGGGAAACGGCGGACAGGATCTGGACGGCGCTGGGGGACAGGTCCGAGGACGTGAGCTGGTGGACCAAGCGGGCGACACTGGCCTCGGTCTGGGGGGCGGTGGTGCTGTATTGGCTGGGCGACCATTCGGACGGGCGGGCGGACACCCGCGCCTTCATCGACCGCCGCATCGGCGACGTGATGCAGATCGAGAAAATGAAGGCGAGCCTTCGCAAGCTGCCCGGCGTCGGCGCACTGACCGACCTGAGCACCGGCTGGATCAGGAAGCCCCGCCCCCGGCCCGCGCCCGGCCACGGGGGGCAGGCATGA
- the rpsU gene encoding 30S ribosomal protein S21 — protein sequence MQVSVRDNNVEQALRALKKKLQREGVFREMKLKQHFEKPSVKKAREKAEAVRRARKLARKKALREGAL from the coding sequence ATGCAGGTGAGCGTTCGCGACAACAACGTCGAACAGGCGCTTCGTGCCCTGAAGAAGAAACTTCAGCGCGAAGGGGTCTTCCGTGAAATGAAGCTGAAGCAGCATTTCGAGAAGCCGTCGGTGAAAAAGGCCCGTGAAAAGGCCGAGGCCGTCCGCCGCGCCCGCAAGCTGGCCCGTAAAAAGGCCCTGCGCGAAGGCGCGCTGTAA
- a CDS encoding OsmC family protein: protein MWWTGPRGRPGGLGLGFNGAQLLAVAIRGCFCNDLHHVAHRRGAGIGSISVEVALVLDGDPLIATRADMTVRCSMADGSDPAPVIEKAKRSSMVGISLPRGIPASVAMGS, encoded by the coding sequence TTGTGGTGGACCGGCCCGAGGGGAAGGCCCGGGGGCCTCGGCCTTGGCTTCAACGGCGCGCAACTGCTGGCGGTGGCGATCCGGGGCTGCTTCTGCAACGACCTTCACCATGTCGCCCATCGGCGCGGGGCCGGAATCGGCTCGATCTCGGTCGAGGTGGCGCTGGTTCTTGACGGCGATCCCCTTATCGCCACCCGTGCCGACATGACCGTGCGCTGCAGCATGGCGGACGGGTCGGACCCCGCGCCCGTGATCGAGAAGGCGAAGCGCAGCTCGATGGTCGGGATTTCGCTGCCGCGGGGCATCCCGGCCTCGGTCGCGATGGGGTCCTGA
- a CDS encoding HPP family protein, with protein MRHPVPPAAFPTHSRLRALGPTAAAVPAREALRAGLGATLGLAVTAACALAFSPDLWLGIYLIAPFGASSVLLFAAPNSPLAQPWPAIVGNTVAALTAILVCRFVSDPRLCIPLAVGLAIVVMALCRATHPPGGAVAMTVALGAERIAPLGLGFALLPVATGTAILVVVAALYARATGRRYPLRQFHEPNPNGTADPPAIERLGLTEDELSHILVRYRQSLNLGVEDLARLVAAAEIQAASHRTDVQTAADIMSRDLVTVGPRTPLREVAELFTRHGFTSLPVVEGDGRFLGIIFQLHLIASDWALADSGFRKLLPRRGATGCAADVMQVAPPSAAPDSPIAALLPHLATHRTDAVPILDGNEIVGIVTQTDLIAALARQSLRAGPAPA; from the coding sequence ATGAGGCATCCCGTGCCCCCAGCCGCCTTCCCGACCCATTCCCGCCTGCGCGCCCTCGGCCCCACCGCCGCCGCCGTCCCGGCAAGGGAGGCGCTGCGGGCGGGCCTCGGCGCAACCCTCGGGCTGGCTGTGACGGCCGCCTGCGCGCTGGCTTTCTCGCCCGACCTGTGGCTGGGGATCTACCTGATCGCGCCCTTCGGGGCCTCCTCGGTGCTGCTGTTCGCGGCGCCGAACAGCCCACTGGCGCAGCCTTGGCCCGCCATCGTCGGCAACACCGTCGCGGCGCTGACGGCGATCCTCGTCTGCCGCTTCGTGTCCGACCCGCGGCTGTGCATCCCGCTGGCGGTGGGGCTGGCGATCGTGGTCATGGCGCTGTGCCGCGCGACCCATCCGCCGGGCGGGGCGGTCGCCATGACGGTGGCGCTGGGGGCCGAGCGGATCGCGCCGCTGGGGCTGGGCTTTGCGCTGCTGCCCGTGGCCACGGGAACGGCGATCCTTGTCGTGGTCGCGGCCCTTTACGCCCGTGCCACCGGGCGCCGCTATCCCCTGCGCCAGTTCCATGAACCCAACCCGAACGGCACCGCCGATCCCCCCGCCATCGAGCGGCTTGGCCTGACCGAAGACGAACTTTCCCACATCCTCGTTCGCTATCGCCAGTCGCTGAACCTGGGCGTCGAGGACCTGGCCCGGCTGGTCGCCGCTGCCGAGATCCAGGCCGCGTCCCACCGCACCGACGTGCAGACCGCCGCCGACATCATGTCGCGCGACCTGGTGACGGTCGGCCCCCGGACCCCCCTGCGCGAGGTGGCGGAACTGTTCACGCGGCATGGCTTCACCTCGCTGCCGGTGGTGGAAGGGGATGGCCGCTTCCTCGGCATCATCTTCCAGTTGCACCTGATCGCCAGCGACTGGGCGCTTGCGGACAGCGGGTTCAGGAAGCTGCTGCCGCGGCGCGGCGCCACCGGTTGCGCCGCCGACGTGATGCAGGTGGCGCCGCCCTCGGCCGCGCCGGATTCGCCCATCGCCGCGCTGCTGCCGCATCTGGCCACCCACCGGACCGACGCCGTGCCGATCCTCGATGGAAACGAAATCGTCGGCATCGTCACCCAGACCGACCTGATTGCGGCGCTGGCGCGGCAAAGCCTGCGCGCCGGGCCAGCCCCGGCCTGA
- a CDS encoding Lrp/AsnC family transcriptional regulator, which yields MSSDLDPTDRRILSVLQREGRISNADLAARINLSASACHRRVQRLEEAGFIAGYVALLDPRRLGRTTTVFVEITLSGQADELLDAFEKAVRAIPDVLECHLMAGTADYLLKVMAADTDDFARIHRQHLARLPGVAQMHSSFALRVVLQTTALPV from the coding sequence ATGAGTTCCGACCTCGACCCGACCGACCGCCGCATCCTGTCGGTTCTGCAGCGCGAGGGCCGCATCTCGAACGCTGATCTCGCGGCGCGGATCAACCTGTCGGCCAGCGCCTGCCATCGCCGTGTCCAGCGGCTGGAGGAGGCGGGCTTCATCGCAGGCTACGTGGCCCTTCTAGACCCGCGCCGGCTGGGCCGCACCACCACCGTCTTCGTGGAAATCACCCTGTCCGGCCAGGCCGATGAGTTGCTGGACGCCTTCGAGAAGGCCGTCCGCGCCATCCCCGACGTGCTGGAATGCCACCTGATGGCGGGCACGGCGGATTACCTGCTGAAGGTGATGGCCGCCGATACCGACGACTTTGCCCGCATCCACCGCCAGCACTTGGCCCGCCTGCCGGGGGTGGCGCAGATGCATTCGTCGTTTGCGCTGCGGGTGGTGCTGCAGACGACGGCGCTGCCGGTGTAG
- the mscL gene encoding large conductance mechanosensitive channel protein MscL, whose product MIKEFRDFIAKGNVMDMAVGIIIGAAFTAIVASMVGDLLQPVLGLATGGTDFSNWFLAMDGEDYPTLRAARDAGAPVFAYGSFVTAVINFLIIAFVVFLLVKGVNRIKESAVRKQVAEASAAGPSTEALLAEIRDLLAQRPTAEHPGAER is encoded by the coding sequence ATGATCAAGGAGTTTCGCGATTTCATCGCAAAGGGCAATGTCATGGACATGGCCGTCGGCATCATCATCGGCGCGGCCTTCACGGCCATCGTCGCCTCGATGGTGGGCGACCTGCTGCAGCCGGTGCTGGGGCTGGCGACCGGCGGCACGGATTTTTCCAACTGGTTCCTGGCCATGGACGGGGAAGACTATCCCACCCTGCGGGCCGCGCGCGACGCGGGCGCGCCGGTCTTCGCCTATGGCAGCTTCGTCACGGCAGTGATCAACTTCCTCATCATCGCCTTCGTGGTCTTCCTGCTGGTCAAGGGCGTGAACCGGATCAAGGAGTCCGCCGTCCGCAAGCAGGTGGCCGAGGCATCCGCCGCCGGTCCCTCGACCGAGGCGCTGCTGGCCGAGATCCGCGACCTGCTGGCCCAGCGCCCCACGGCCGAGCATCCGGGGGCCGAGCGCTAG
- a CDS encoding glutathione S-transferase N-terminal domain-containing protein yields the protein MFDLSGFPITSRWAPKRPDVIQLYTLNTPNGIKASVMLEECGLDYDTHRISIGDPEDQLTPEFLSLNPNNKIPALIDPNGPDGKPMGLWESGAILIYLGDKTGRFLPRDGAARYHAIQWVMFQMGGIGPMFGQLGFFHRYKGSEIEDKRPRDRYVNETRRLLGVLDRQLDGRDWITGDYSIADIATGPWVRTLTVNYEAQDLVQLSGFANVTAWMDRFLARPAVQRGLTVGAA from the coding sequence ATGTTCGACCTGAGTGGCTTTCCGATCACCAGCCGCTGGGCGCCGAAACGCCCGGACGTGATCCAGCTTTACACGCTGAACACCCCCAACGGCATCAAGGCCTCGGTCATGCTGGAGGAATGCGGCCTTGACTACGACACCCACCGCATCAGCATCGGCGACCCCGAGGATCAGTTGACGCCCGAGTTCCTGTCGCTGAACCCCAACAACAAGATCCCCGCCCTGATCGACCCGAACGGGCCGGACGGCAAGCCCATGGGCCTGTGGGAATCCGGCGCGATCCTGATCTATCTCGGCGACAAGACCGGGCGGTTCCTGCCGCGCGACGGCGCCGCGCGGTATCACGCGATCCAGTGGGTGATGTTCCAGATGGGCGGCATCGGTCCGATGTTCGGGCAACTGGGCTTCTTCCACCGCTATAAGGGGTCCGAGATCGAGGACAAGCGCCCGCGCGACCGCTATGTGAACGAAACGCGGCGGCTTCTGGGCGTGCTCGACCGCCAGCTTGACGGGCGCGACTGGATCACCGGCGACTATTCCATCGCCGACATCGCCACCGGCCCCTGGGTGCGGACGCTGACCGTCAACTACGAGGCGCAGGACCTGGTGCAGCTTTCCGGCTTTGCCAATGTCACCGCCTGGATGGACCGCTTCCTGGCCCGCCCCGCCGTCCAGCGGGGTCTGACCGTCGGGGCCGCCTGA
- a CDS encoding Crp/Fnr family transcriptional regulator: MTPADLQVASKSALLANLPAPLQATLLEGTQVQVFETGQTIFLQDEPPNALFIVLDGWIKLYRIAASGAEAVVSVMTRGRSFGEAAALRGQPYPASAEAITPARLLRLDGVRMRHLLQTDPVLATSMLAAVFVHLQHLVTQIEELKARSGVQRVAEFLLTLSNGCEEGDCSVALPYNKALIAGRLGMKPETLSRAFAKLRQHGVRIEAAVAHIEDVERLRELVSEDPAKSWLR; this comes from the coding sequence ATGACGCCCGCCGACCTACAGGTCGCCAGCAAGTCGGCCTTGCTGGCCAATCTTCCCGCGCCGCTGCAGGCCACGCTGCTGGAGGGCACGCAGGTTCAGGTCTTCGAGACCGGCCAGACCATCTTCCTGCAGGACGAGCCGCCGAATGCGCTGTTCATCGTGCTGGACGGATGGATCAAGCTTTACCGGATCGCCGCCAGCGGGGCCGAGGCGGTGGTCAGCGTCATGACCCGGGGCCGCAGCTTCGGCGAGGCGGCGGCGCTGCGGGGCCAGCCCTATCCGGCCTCGGCCGAGGCGATCACCCCCGCCCGGCTTCTGCGGCTGGACGGGGTGCGGATGCGCCACCTGCTGCAGACCGATCCGGTGCTGGCCACCTCGATGCTGGCCGCGGTCTTCGTCCACCTGCAGCATCTCGTCACCCAGATCGAGGAACTGAAGGCGCGGTCCGGCGTGCAGCGGGTGGCCGAGTTCCTGCTGACGCTTTCGAACGGCTGCGAGGAGGGGGACTGTTCGGTGGCGCTGCCCTACAACAAGGCGCTGATCGCGGGCCGGCTGGGGATGAAGCCCGAAACGCTGTCGCGTGCCTTTGCCAAGCTGCGCCAGCACGGCGTGCGGATCGAGGCCGCCGTCGCCCATATCGAGGATGTCGAGCGGCTGCGCGAGCTGGTCTCGGAAGACCCGGCCAAGTCCTGGCTGCGCTGA
- a CDS encoding cytochrome C oxidase subunit IV family protein — protein sequence MRGLSDPLLRAWLALIALSGIATALALLRPDAPPWAGTAAGAVILGLAWLKARVILDRYLDLAGYPAARRGFGAGLGFFALAALVLHALA from the coding sequence ATGCGCGGGCTTTCCGATCCCCTTCTCCGGGCCTGGCTGGCGCTGATCGCCCTGTCGGGGATTGCGACCGCCCTGGCGCTGCTGCGCCCGGATGCGCCGCCATGGGCCGGGACCGCCGCGGGGGCGGTGATCCTGGGGCTTGCCTGGCTGAAGGCGCGGGTGATCCTTGACCGCTATCTCGATCTTGCGGGCTACCCTGCGGCGCGCAGGGGGTTCGGCGCGGGGCTGGGGTTCTTCGCCCTCGCGGCGCTGGTGCTTCATGCGCTGGCGTGA
- a CDS encoding cytochrome c oxidase subunit 3 has translation MTEAVHARTGLPGELIMWVLIISELAIFGAALLIFLVLRLGDPQGFAAAQDQLHRLSAGVNTMVLVTSGLAAALATRAAEAGRQAPARRWLAAAILLGGLFLVLKGIEYADAAQRGIGLETHVFFTFYWLLTLFHAAHVVAGMVLLGIVAIHARAPAVEAAGQFWHMVDLVWVMLFPVIYLL, from the coding sequence ATGACCGAGGCTGTCCATGCCCGCACCGGCCTGCCCGGCGAGCTGATCATGTGGGTGCTGATCATCAGCGAACTCGCGATCTTCGGCGCCGCGCTGCTGATCTTCCTTGTGCTGCGGCTGGGCGATCCCCAGGGCTTTGCCGCCGCGCAGGACCAGTTGCACCGGCTGTCGGCGGGGGTGAACACGATGGTCCTCGTGACCTCAGGCCTTGCGGCGGCCTTGGCGACCCGCGCCGCCGAGGCCGGGCGGCAAGCGCCTGCGCGGCGCTGGCTGGCCGCGGCGATCCTGCTGGGCGGGCTGTTCCTTGTCCTCAAGGGAATCGAATACGCCGATGCCGCCCAGCGCGGGATCGGGCTGGAAACCCATGTCTTCTTCACCTTCTACTGGCTGCTCACGCTGTTTCACGCCGCCCATGTGGTGGCCGGCATGGTCCTGCTGGGGATCGTCGCCATCCATGCCCGCGCGCCCGCGGTCGAGGCCGCGGGCCAGTTCTGGCACATGGTCGATCTGGTGTGGGTGATGCTGTTTCCCGTGATCTACCTGCTGTGA
- a CDS encoding nitric oxide reductase activation protein NorD — protein sequence MAARVDWREIEPWEPEESIGKLWHGWASGFDSVPVHEDARVHLSEVAGRLAVLFRGLGGDHSIEMRPAGDRVSRHRLSWLRRLGTEAEALPVPEFDGGILRLPATLALLPTPEANGALYLWLAAHAAHLVAPVDTGGDPLRRDLARLAAARGTVDRVAEAAPGLMGLYDELRGLILAGRPRGNLPPEEAAVEELARHLLGDDAPLSSRAAEMLAALDGDLSGFTAPRRYQPMRPLPLWVVSEAGAASSPDRVETREADGEAVETGEHQERTIRARRRQADAADRKDSLIINKFEAILSWAEFLNLNRRVDDDDDDSARKALDDQEELGLGQISKAPATRLKLHLDLAPEDVDREALSGVFTYPEWDAKAGRYMPAHARVLDSEGKPNEAGAAAFDDAARRRIRAVRRQFEAMRPGRVITTGHRDGEELDLDLTVRSRVGITVSGEGSDRIWKQSRPQNRDLAVSILLDISRSTESAVTGRAVIDIEREALAALTWGLDATGDQVGVQAFCSLKRDRVFVTTCKRFDEPMSALVEARIAALRPAFYTRLGAGIRHASATLGAQGRRRRLLLVITDGKPNDLDHYEGRHGIEDSAMAVREARRAGHSVFGITVDRDGKSWFPRIFGQGGHALIPHPDKLPEALPHIYRQLVGA from the coding sequence ATGGCCGCGCGTGTGGACTGGCGCGAGATCGAGCCGTGGGAGCCGGAGGAAAGCATCGGCAAGCTCTGGCACGGCTGGGCCAGTGGGTTTGATTCGGTGCCGGTGCACGAGGATGCGCGGGTGCATCTGTCCGAGGTCGCGGGGCGCCTGGCGGTGCTGTTCCGGGGCCTCGGCGGCGATCACTCGATCGAGATGCGGCCTGCGGGCGATCGCGTCAGCCGCCATCGGCTGAGCTGGCTGCGCCGTCTGGGGACCGAGGCCGAGGCCCTGCCTGTGCCCGAGTTCGACGGCGGCATCCTGCGCCTGCCCGCGACGCTGGCGCTGCTGCCCACGCCCGAGGCGAACGGGGCGCTGTATCTGTGGCTTGCCGCCCATGCCGCGCATCTGGTGGCGCCCGTGGACACAGGCGGCGACCCGCTGCGCCGCGATCTGGCGCGGCTGGCGGCAGCGCGGGGGACCGTGGACCGGGTGGCCGAGGCCGCCCCGGGGCTGATGGGGCTTTACGACGAGTTGCGGGGGCTGATCCTTGCGGGACGGCCGCGTGGAAACCTGCCCCCCGAAGAAGCGGCGGTCGAGGAACTGGCCCGGCATCTGCTGGGCGACGATGCGCCGCTGTCCTCCCGCGCTGCCGAAATGCTGGCGGCGCTGGACGGCGACCTGTCGGGCTTCACCGCGCCCCGCCGCTATCAGCCGATGCGGCCGCTGCCCCTGTGGGTGGTGTCCGAGGCGGGCGCGGCCTCGTCCCCCGACCGGGTCGAGACGCGCGAGGCCGACGGCGAGGCCGTGGAAACCGGCGAGCATCAGGAACGCACCATCCGCGCCCGCCGCAGGCAGGCCGACGCGGCCGACCGCAAGGACAGCCTCATCATCAACAAGTTCGAGGCGATCCTGAGTTGGGCCGAGTTCCTGAACCTCAACCGCCGGGTCGATGACGATGACGACGACAGCGCCCGCAAGGCGCTGGACGACCAGGAGGAACTTGGCCTCGGCCAGATCAGCAAGGCTCCTGCCACGCGGCTGAAGTTGCATCTCGACCTTGCCCCCGAGGACGTGGACCGCGAGGCGCTGTCGGGCGTCTTCACATACCCTGAATGGGACGCAAAGGCGGGCCGCTACATGCCCGCCCATGCCCGCGTGCTGGACAGCGAGGGCAAGCCGAACGAAGCCGGGGCCGCGGCCTTCGACGACGCCGCGCGCCGCCGCATCCGCGCCGTCCGCCGCCAGTTCGAGGCGATGCGCCCCGGCCGCGTCATCACCACCGGCCACCGCGATGGCGAGGAACTGGATCTTGACCTCACCGTGCGGTCGCGCGTGGGGATCACCGTTTCGGGCGAAGGCTCGGACCGGATCTGGAAACAGTCGCGGCCGCAGAACCGCGACCTTGCCGTGTCGATCCTGCTGGACATCTCGCGGTCGACCGAAAGCGCCGTAACCGGCCGCGCCGTCATCGACATCGAGCGCGAGGCGCTGGCCGCCCTGACCTGGGGGCTGGACGCGACCGGCGACCAGGTGGGGGTGCAGGCCTTCTGCTCGCTGAAACGCGACCGGGTGTTCGTCACGACCTGCAAGCGCTTCGACGAGCCGATGTCGGCGCTGGTCGAAGCCCGCATCGCGGCGCTGCGTCCGGCCTTCTACACGCGGCTGGGCGCGGGTATCCGCCACGCCAGCGCCACGCTGGGGGCCCAAGGGCGCCGTCGCCGGCTGCTGCTGGTCATCACCGACGGCAAGCCCAACGACCTTGACCATTACGAGGGCCGCCACGGCATCGAGGACAGCGCCATGGCCGTGCGCGAGGCGCGCCGCGCGGGCCATTCGGTCTTCGGCATCACCGTGGACCGCGACGGCAAGTCCTGGTTCCCGCGCATCTTCGGGCAGGGCGGGCACGCGCTGATCCCGCATCCCGACAAGCTGCCCGAGGCGCTGCCGCATATCTACCGCCAGCTTGTCGGCGCATGA
- a CDS encoding CbbQ/NirQ/NorQ/GpvN family protein, with protein MNAHADMKGADAPFYLPQKDEISVFEAAAKNDLPVLLKGPTGCGKTRFVSHMAARLGRPLYTVACHDDLSAADLIGRYLLKGGETVWVDGPLTRAVREGAICYLDEVVEARKDVTVVLHPLTDDRRILPIDRTGEELEAAPGFMLVASYNPGYQNILKTLKPSTRQRFVAMEFDFPPAAQETAIVVQESGLDERRVALLVRLAGKLRALKGQDLEEGVSTRLVVYAATLIAGGMDLNRAISVAMIEPLTDDADIKRGLADLVVAVLG; from the coding sequence ATGAACGCACATGCTGACATGAAGGGGGCGGACGCCCCCTTCTACCTGCCCCAGAAGGACGAGATCTCGGTCTTCGAGGCAGCCGCGAAGAATGACCTGCCGGTGTTGCTGAAAGGGCCGACCGGCTGCGGCAAGACCCGCTTCGTTTCGCACATGGCGGCGCGGCTGGGCCGACCCCTTTACACCGTCGCCTGCCACGACGACCTGTCGGCGGCCGACCTGATCGGGCGCTACCTGCTGAAAGGGGGCGAGACGGTCTGGGTGGACGGGCCGCTGACCCGCGCAGTGCGCGAGGGGGCGATCTGCTATCTCGACGAAGTGGTCGAGGCTCGCAAGGACGTGACGGTCGTGTTGCACCCCCTGACTGACGACCGCCGCATCCTTCCCATCGACCGCACGGGCGAGGAGCTTGAGGCCGCGCCCGGTTTCATGCTGGTCGCCTCCTACAACCCCGGCTACCAGAACATCCTGAAGACGCTGAAGCCATCCACCCGCCAGCGCTTCGTGGCGATGGAGTTCGATTTCCCGCCCGCGGCCCAGGAAACCGCCATCGTCGTGCAGGAAAGCGGTCTTGACGAGCGCCGCGTGGCCCTGCTGGTGCGGCTTGCGGGCAAGCTGCGGGCGCTGAAGGGGCAGGACCTGGAAGAGGGCGTATCCACCCGGCTGGTCGTCTATGCGGCGACGCTGATCGCCGGGGGCATGGACCTGAACCGGGCGATCTCGGTCGCGATGATCGAGCCGCTGACGGATGACGCCGACATCAAGCGGGGCCTCGCCGATCTGGTGGTGGCGGTTCTAGGTTGA